Part of the Gemmatimonadota bacterium genome, TGCTGTCCGATCAATACGAGGCAGAGGAAATTGTCGAGGCGATTGAGGAGTTGGCACAGGTGGGTTTGATTTCGGATGGTGCTCTACCTGTGGTGTCCCATGTGCCGACAGCAGAAGGAGTGGCAGCCTGTGGCGTATCGCAGACAGATCGTTTGCAGGTGTCCTTGCACGTTTCCCATACGTGCAATATTCAATGTGCTTATTGTTTTGCCCACGGTGGAGATTACGGTGGTAAGGCCATGCTGATGCAACCGGACGTTGCCGAGCAAGCCATACGCTGGATTGTCACCGAAGCTCAGGCGTTCGGGCGGTGCCAGATTGATTTTTTTGGCGGGGAGCCGCTTCTGAATTTTCCATTGATGCAGGAGCTTGTCCCATTTGCCAAGTCCTTGGGCGCGCGATTGGGTGTGCAGGTTGGGTTTGGCATTGTGACCAATGGCACGTTGTTGACCGACGAGATGAAGCAGTTTTTGGTTGATGAAAAGTTTCAGATCAAGGTCAGCCTGGATGGTGGGCGTAAAACACAGGATCGCATTCGCAAGTTTCACAATGGTTCTGGGACTTATGATGTTGTGGCAAAGAATGTACAGAAATTGACTGCTGAGGCACCTGAGCGCGTGTATTTGCAGGCTGTTATGACAGCGTATGACCTGGACGAGGATCAGATTGCCGATGCGTTGCGTTCATTGGGTACTGAAAACGCGCTCATCGGTCCGGCGGTTGTTTCACCAGATGCGCCTTATGCGATTCGGGAAGAACACATACCCGTTTTGAAACAGCAAATTTACAGGCGAAGCCGACGTGCGCTCAAAGCTATTCTAAATGGTGAAGAGTGTGAAGAGTTTGATCCGAGGATTCAAAAATTGTTGACGCGCCAGAAATCCTGTCACGGGTGTCTGGGTGGTAAGCAGTATCTGGCGATTGCAGCAGATGGGTCGATTTATTTTTGTTCGAGTTTGGCCGATGCGCCCGAGTTTAAGATGGGTGATGTGTTTGCGGGTATTGATCGGGAAAAACAGCAGTATTTTGACGCGCAGTTCAATGTGAATAATCGTCCTGAGTGCAAGACGTGCTGGGCGCGCAATCTGTGTGGTGGTGGATGTCTTTGGGAGGCGCGGACGACGACGGGTGATCCGATGTATCCAAATCCTGTTGCTTGTGAACAGACGCGCTATCGCTATGAACTGGCGATGGAGATGTGTATGGAGATTGCAGAAGCCGATGCGTCTTTGTTGCAGCGGCGTTATGATCTGGAAGTAGCTTCATAAATCAAAAGGGAAAAAGAAAGATGGCCTGTAGAATTGGCTTGACGATAGATCCCGACAGTCGGAGGCGATATTGGCGATCCAGGTATCGTTCCTTCAGAAACTGGAGGACTGTAGGGCATTATACTTCTAAGAGACAAGCCCAGCAAGCAGTGACTCGACTCGCTAAAATTTGGGGTTGCGAAGCTCCCCCTAATGGGGTAGGACCAGAACAGGCCTCCTGGTATGTGTACGTATTTGCACATGACGGCTATTAAATCAATAGAACTTGGACAGAGATCACTCGGCTAATTAGGGATGCTACCTTTGAAGATTCTCTTTGACATCCTCCACGTCGCACATCTTAATTTTTTTAATTCAGCCATCAAATCGTTGAAGGCGAGACACGATGTGTCGGCTGTTGTCAGGCAAAGAGGTAACCTTGTTGCCATAGCGGAGTCAGACCTTCCTTGTTCCTTTCGCGTAATGGGTACTCATAGAACTGGTGTTAGAAAGATGGTTGGAGTATGGGAAAGAGTCGTTGATCTCAAGAAGATAGTATGCGAAATGGAGACAGATGTTCTGGCGAGCTGTGGATTCTATTCGGGCATAGTTTCGCGATTTTGTCGCGTGCGGTCTGTGATTTTTTATG contains:
- a CDS encoding SPASM domain-containing protein; translated protein: MMCIHKCDMHLFQTDKQPVVYQVETGLFYELDTLFQAILACCEGLSVSQVVQVLSDQYEAEEIVEAIEELAQVGLISDGALPVVSHVPTAEGVAACGVSQTDRLQVSLHVSHTCNIQCAYCFAHGGDYGGKAMLMQPDVAEQAIRWIVTEAQAFGRCQIDFFGGEPLLNFPLMQELVPFAKSLGARLGVQVGFGIVTNGTLLTDEMKQFLVDEKFQIKVSLDGGRKTQDRIRKFHNGSGTYDVVAKNVQKLTAEAPERVYLQAVMTAYDLDEDQIADALRSLGTENALIGPAVVSPDAPYAIREEHIPVLKQQIYRRSRRALKAILNGEECEEFDPRIQKLLTRQKSCHGCLGGKQYLAIAADGSIYFCSSLADAPEFKMGDVFAGIDREKQQYFDAQFNVNNRPECKTCWARNLCGGGCLWEARTTTGDPMYPNPVACEQTRYRYELAMEMCMEIAEADASLLQRRYDLEVAS